In Rhodamnia argentea isolate NSW1041297 chromosome 4, ASM2092103v1, whole genome shotgun sequence, the following proteins share a genomic window:
- the LOC115748850 gene encoding uncharacterized protein At1g32220, chloroplastic isoform X1 produces MKAAVSRFAHSKSSLAPFPKISLSTTWRHLSTESNKVDKSFKVEEAQTVDTPPPPTEKLLVLGGNGFIGSHVCKEALNRGLVAASLSRSGRSSLHDKWANDVIWHQGNLLAPETLKDALTGVTSVISCVGGFGSNSHMYKINGTANINAVRAASEHGVKRFVYISAADFGVVNYLLRGYYEGKRAAETELLTKFPYGGVILRPGFIYGTRRVGSMNIPLGVIGSPLEMIFQHAKPLNQVPLVGPLFTPPVNVTAVAKVAVRAATDPVFPPGIVDVHGILRYSQQKMK; encoded by the exons ATGAAGGCGGCGGTTTCGCGTTTCGCCCATTCGAAGTCGTCGTTAGCTCCGTTCCC TAAAATATCTTTATCTACGACTTGGAGACATCTTTCTACTGAATCTAACAAGGTTGACAAATCCTTTAAAGTTGAGGAGGCACAGACGGTGGATACCCCTCCGCCACCTACGGAAAAG CTCCTTGTATTGGGAGGGAATGGATTTATTGGTTCTCATGTATGCAAAGAGGCTCTAAATCGTGGATTGGTTGCTGCTAGTCTCAGCAG GTCTGGAAGGTCATCCTTACATGATAAGTGGGCTAATGATGTCATCTGGCATCAAG GCAATCTTCTTGCACCTGAAACCTTGAAGGATGCTCTGACTGGTGTCACCTCTGTT ATATCTTGTGTCGGTGGTTTTGGATCCAATTCTCATATGTACAAGATCAATGGGACTGCAAATATCAATGCAGTTAGAGCTGCTTCAGAGCATG GTGTAAAGAGATTTGTATACATCTCTGCAGCTGACTTCGGTGTAGTGAATTATTTACTCCGAGGATATTATGAGGGAAAG AGAGCTGCTGAAACAGAGCTGCTGACAAAGTTCCCTTATGGAG GCGTGATTTTGAGGCCTGGGTTTATATATGGGACTCGCCGGGTTGGGAGCATGAACATACCGCTGGGAGTAATTGGATCTCCTTTGGAGATG ATCTTTCAACACGCGAAGCCACTCAATCAAGTGCCGCTTGTTGGTCCCCTCTTCACACCTCCTGTGAATGTCACTGCGGTGGCGAAGGTGGCTGTTAGAGCAGCTACAGATCCAGTCTTCCCTCCAGGCATTGTAGATGTCCATGGAATACTCCGATACAGCCAACAAAAGATGAAGTAG
- the LOC115748850 gene encoding uncharacterized protein At1g32220, chloroplastic isoform X2, protein MKAAVSRFAHSKSSKISLSTTWRHLSTESNKVDKSFKVEEAQTVDTPPPPTEKLLVLGGNGFIGSHVCKEALNRGLVAASLSRSGRSSLHDKWANDVIWHQGNLLAPETLKDALTGVTSVISCVGGFGSNSHMYKINGTANINAVRAASEHGVKRFVYISAADFGVVNYLLRGYYEGKRAAETELLTKFPYGGVILRPGFIYGTRRVGSMNIPLGVIGSPLEMIFQHAKPLNQVPLVGPLFTPPVNVTAVAKVAVRAATDPVFPPGIVDVHGILRYSQQKMK, encoded by the exons ATGAAGGCGGCGGTTTCGCGTTTCGCCCATTCGAAGTCGTC TAAAATATCTTTATCTACGACTTGGAGACATCTTTCTACTGAATCTAACAAGGTTGACAAATCCTTTAAAGTTGAGGAGGCACAGACGGTGGATACCCCTCCGCCACCTACGGAAAAG CTCCTTGTATTGGGAGGGAATGGATTTATTGGTTCTCATGTATGCAAAGAGGCTCTAAATCGTGGATTGGTTGCTGCTAGTCTCAGCAG GTCTGGAAGGTCATCCTTACATGATAAGTGGGCTAATGATGTCATCTGGCATCAAG GCAATCTTCTTGCACCTGAAACCTTGAAGGATGCTCTGACTGGTGTCACCTCTGTT ATATCTTGTGTCGGTGGTTTTGGATCCAATTCTCATATGTACAAGATCAATGGGACTGCAAATATCAATGCAGTTAGAGCTGCTTCAGAGCATG GTGTAAAGAGATTTGTATACATCTCTGCAGCTGACTTCGGTGTAGTGAATTATTTACTCCGAGGATATTATGAGGGAAAG AGAGCTGCTGAAACAGAGCTGCTGACAAAGTTCCCTTATGGAG GCGTGATTTTGAGGCCTGGGTTTATATATGGGACTCGCCGGGTTGGGAGCATGAACATACCGCTGGGAGTAATTGGATCTCCTTTGGAGATG ATCTTTCAACACGCGAAGCCACTCAATCAAGTGCCGCTTGTTGGTCCCCTCTTCACACCTCCTGTGAATGTCACTGCGGTGGCGAAGGTGGCTGTTAGAGCAGCTACAGATCCAGTCTTCCCTCCAGGCATTGTAGATGTCCATGGAATACTCCGATACAGCCAACAAAAGATGAAGTAG